A region from the Vicia villosa cultivar HV-30 ecotype Madison, WI linkage group LG3, Vvil1.0, whole genome shotgun sequence genome encodes:
- the LOC131658949 gene encoding uncharacterized protein LOC131658949, producing the protein MQKQNQMMMQMMQGMQGQQPPAPVPVPQAPTGPDFRAFFRMDPPEFAGGLDPVVAHDWLASMERIFQAIQCNEEEKVIFATQKMKGPALRWWNTASTYFTTKEIPKDWHHFKAAFLEKYFPNSVRTQREREFQNFKQGNLSVSEYAEKFEDMADYSRQAVYAPDELWKIDQFLMGLRADIAHSCYVAENSLKRVQEERNQNRINFRDQGRSTQHLKPRNPPSKKKQGPSDQSSRPPFCDKCRRRYTGDCRFAPVTCFECGEHGHISPRCPRKKKAPETTTGCVYTLYARKAKGNNNLIAGTCYVNNQPLCVLVDYGATHSFISTECVCRLGLEITPLPNPMAISSATDDTVEARLICKDCSVSFNGRDFLIDLICLPLKRPDVILGMDWLSLNSVYIGCKEKAIFIPAEETYSDDAITKDSSGVRIS; encoded by the exons ATGCAGAAGCAGAAtcagatgatgatgcagatgatgcAGGGTATGCAAGGACAACAACCTCCTGCTCCAGTTCCCGTTCCACAAGCTCCAACAGGGCCAGATTTTCGTGCTTTCTTCAGAATGGATCCTCCAGAGTTTGCAGGTGGCTTAGACCCGGTGGTAGCCCATGATTGGTTGGCTAGTATGGAAAGAATATTCCAGGCAATCCAGtgtaatgaagaagagaaagtgatCTTTGCTACGCAAAAGATGAAAGGTCCggctcttaggtggtggaataCCGCATCTACCTATTTCACTACCAAGGAGATCCCTAAGGACTGGCATCATTTCAAGGCGGCATTTCTGGAGAAGTACTTTCCTAACAGTGTCCGGACCCAAAGGGAAAGAGAGTTCCAGAACTTTAAGCAAGGCAACTTGTCAGTTTCTGagtatgctgagaagtttgaagaTATGGCTGATTACTCACGACAGGCTGTTTACGCTCCTGATGAGTTATGGAAGATTGATCAATTCTtgatgggtttgagggccgacattgctcatagt TGCTATGTTGCCGAAAACAGCTTGAAGAGAGTTCAAGAAGAGAGGAACCAAAACAGGATTAACTTTAGAGACCAAGGAAGATCTACTCAACACTTGAAGCCCCGCAATCCTCCATCAAAGAAGAAACAAGGCCCTAGTGACCAATCCTCTCGACCTCCTTTTTGTGACAAGTGTAGGAGGAGGTATACCGGAGATTGCAGATTCGCTCCAGTTACTTGTTTCGAATGCGGCGAGCATGGTCACATCTCTCCGCGTTGTCCTAGAAAGAAGAAGGCTCCTGAGACGACTACAGGATGTGTGTACACCTTATATGCGAGGAAGGCTAAGGGGAACAACAAtctcattgcgggtacgtgttatgtAAACAACCAacctttatgtgttttagttgattaTGGAGCTACTCATTCCTTTATCTCAACCGAATGTGTTTGCCGACTTGGTTTAGAAATTACTCCATTACCCAATCCTATGGCCATTTCTTCGGCGACCGATGATACGGTGGAAGCCCGACTGATTTGTAAGGATTGTTCAGTGTCTTTTAATGGTCGTGACTTTCTGATTGATCTAATTTGCTTACCCCTCAAGAGACCTGACGTCATTCTTGGAATGGATTGGTTATCTCTTAATTCGGTGTATATTGGTTGTAAGGAAAAGGCCATATTCATTCCGGCAGAAGAGACTTATTCcgatgatgcaattaccaa AGATTCCAGTGGTGTGCGAATTTCCTGA